The following are encoded in a window of Citrobacter freundii genomic DNA:
- the flhE gene encoding flagellar protein FlhE, producing MRKFLWLLLFPLAVQAAGEGAWQASGMGITLNHRGQSASSAPLVPGQPVSGLMTLVAWRYELNGPTPAGLRVRLCSQSRCVELDGQSGTTHGFNNVPAVEPMHFVWEVPGGGRLIPALQVQSNQVIVNYR from the coding sequence ATGCGTAAGTTTCTGTGGCTGTTATTGTTTCCTCTGGCAGTGCAGGCCGCCGGAGAAGGCGCCTGGCAGGCTAGTGGCATGGGCATTACGTTAAATCACCGCGGGCAGTCTGCCTCGTCTGCGCCTTTGGTTCCCGGCCAGCCCGTCTCGGGGTTGATGACGCTGGTAGCCTGGCGCTATGAGCTGAATGGCCCTACGCCTGCGGGGCTGCGGGTACGTTTATGTTCGCAGTCGCGCTGCGTTGAGCTGGACGGGCAAAGCGGCACCACTCACGGATTTAATAACGTACCTGCCGTGGAGCCGATGCATTTTGTCTGGGAGGTGCCCGGCGGCGGTCGCCTGATCCCGGCCTTACAGGTGCAAAGTAATCAGGTCATCGTCAACTACCGTTAA